The proteins below come from a single Diadema setosum chromosome 21, eeDiaSeto1, whole genome shotgun sequence genomic window:
- the LOC140244548 gene encoding COMM domain-containing protein 2-like: MLLILDDEHKEHLSFLANVDSAVLQEFCKIAVEFMRKGINQKVYQNAAQKLNEDADTVRHGVEGLMYLLTESARLMVSDLDFQDSIAVLGFSEDLRKELLALYTESRMEIRTILAEMAMDLPHYHNLEWRLDVELASRSLRHQTIPTVLMKLHTKDYGKDEVHTLQTDPVNLVHLTQALEGALAEVKTQHCRRIIRNINK, from the exons ATGTTACTCATTCTTGATGATGAGCACAAGGAGCACCTTAGCTTCCTGGCGAATGTCGACAGTGCAG TCCTTCAAGAGTTCTGCAAAATTGCTGTGGAATTTATGAGGAAAGGAATTAACCAGAAAGTCTACCAGAATGCTGCAC agaAACTGAACGAGGATGCAGACACTGTAAGGCATGGTGTGGAAGGCCTTATGTACCTCCTTACAGAGAGTGCCAGATTGATG GTGTCAGACTTAGACTTCCAGGATTCCATCGCAGTGCTGGGCTTCTCGGAGGACCTGCGCAAGGAGCTCCTGGCCCTCTACACGGAGAGCCGGATGGAGATCAGGACGATCCTGGCAGAGATGGCCATGGATCTGCCCCACTATCACAACCTGGAGTGGAGACTAGACGTAGAG CTTGCCAGCCGCTCTCTCAGGCATCAGACAATACCGACCGTCCTCATGAAGCTCCACACTAAGGATTATGGGAAGGACGAGGTCCACACCCTGCAGACCGACCCTGTCAACCTGGTCCACCTTACCCAGGCGCTAGAGGGTGCCCTTGCCGAAGTGAAAACACAACACTGCCGAAGGATTATCCGGAATATCAATAAATGA